Sequence from the Thermodesulfobacteriota bacterium genome:
TATCCTATATGTATGCCGTCAGAGAGGTATGTGAAAGGATAACTAAGGATCCAGAGGAGGTATATAAGAGCATAAAAGATAGCAAAGAGGTTAGCAAGAATGACTTAGACGAATATAGAAGGTTTTTTCTTTACAAAAGGAGGAATTGAGTCATGGCAGAGGAGTATGAATATCCAAAAATCACCTTGAAGATTGTATCCCAGAAGGGGACCTGTACCTATGGACATGAGGTGGGACAGGAATTTGACGTGAGCGGTACGACACCGGGTGGGATGTGTCCATCCGCTTTCTATAGTGCCTACCCTT
This genomic interval carries:
- a CDS encoding TIGR04076 family protein — its product is MAEEYEYPKITLKIVSQKGTCTYGHEVGQEFDVSGTTPGGMCPSAFYSAYPCIMALMVGGSMPWEKDKDTAHIACPDPENPVVMELIREKSYAK